A single Watersipora subatra chromosome 7, tzWatSuba1.1, whole genome shotgun sequence DNA region contains:
- the LOC137399519 gene encoding cathepsin L-like, whose product MLRLTIAVSCFLAVLSAPVLNDDLNEHWEMFKNVHSKAYGSQEEETLRRMIWEGHVDYIAHHNREFDMGLHTYTLGINEYADMSNEEFVSIMNGYRSDMKNASTVHFLPPSNFVAPDSVDWRTKGYVTEVKNQKQCGACWAFSTTGSLEGQHFKSTGKLVSLSEQNLVDCSKAEGNLGCGGGLMDNGFTYIKKNGGIDTEESYPYKAKNGHCHFEQSNVGATDSGYVDIKRGSEDSLMMAVASVGPVSVAIDASHTSFQLYRTGIYNERRCSSSRLDHGVLAVGYGTSTDGTEYWLVKNSWGTTWGKEGYVWMSKNKNNQCGIATQASYPTV is encoded by the exons ATGTTGAGACTCACTATTGCTGTCAGCTGTTTCCTCGCTGTTCTCTCAGCTCCTGTGCTAAATGATGACCTCAATGAACACTGGGAAATGTTTAAGAATGTTCACAGCAAGGCTTACGGAAGCCAAGAGGAGGAAACTCTGAG acGAATGATTTGGGAAGGACATGTCGACTACATTGCACACCACAACAGGGAATTCGACATGGGCTTGCACACTTACACACTAGGAATCAATGAGTATGCAGACATG AGCAATGAAGAATTTGTCTCCATCATGAATGGTTACCGGAGTGACATGAAGAATGCTTCAACCGTTCATTTCCTGCCACCGAGCAACTTTGTTGCACCTGACTCAGTTGACTGGAGAACCAAAGGCTATGTGACTGAGGTCAAGAATCAGAAGCAGTGTGGTGCATGCTGGGCATTCTCGACTACTGGCTCTCTTGAAGGGCAGCACTTTAAGTCTACAGGCAAACTTGTCAGCCTTTCAGAACAG AACTTGGTTGACTGCTCAAAGGCCGAAGGGAACTTGGGGTGTGGCGGAGGATTGATGGACAATGGATTCACCTATATCAAGAAGAATGGAGGCATTGATACTGAAGAGTCCTATCCATACAAAGCTAAA AATGGCCACTGCCACTTTGAGCAATCAAATGTTGGAGCAACAGACTCTGGATATGTTGATATCAAGAGGGGAAGTGAAGATTCTCTCATGATGGCAGTTGCGTCTGTAGGGCCGGTCTCTGTGGCCATCGATGCCAGCCACACCTCATTCCAG CTCTACAGAACTGGTATTTACAATGAGAGACGCTGCAGCTCGAGCAGACTCGACCACGGTGTCCTCGCAGTTGGCTATGGAACTAGTACAGATGGAACCGAGTACTGGCTAGTCAAAAACTCTTGGGGAACCACCTGGGGCAAGGAAGGATACGTCTGGATGTCGAAGAATAAGAATAACCAATGTGGAATCGCGACCCAAGCCAGTTATCCAACAGTTTAA